One region of Planctomycetota bacterium genomic DNA includes:
- a CDS encoding Gfo/Idh/MocA family oxidoreductase — protein MTSIRLGLIGAGGIARAHLSAASSLEGVSVTAVADTRAEACHALAADADAEAFASAEALLRRGTDAVDAVVICTPPNARLSIVRLALENSVAVLAEKPLAHTLEDAIELSELADTFAHVPTGVGYCHRFAPAVIEMKRLLAEGDLGRPVRFENVFACHFPAMAERWMSDRAVSGGGSFLDTGCHSLDLCQFVMGPTRVVGAVYSHCWPGRGESNATVLVRAGVGSKAAGGVICSGWAEAERFTVDVIGTEASLHYDYMEPARLLRKSVDGDTQVITVETHEVRFARQLRAFADAVGGGSHGALCTFAEAAVVNREAARSADLANTDTPSGPRTPVMASV, from the coding sequence ATGACGTCAATCAGGCTTGGTCTCATCGGTGCCGGGGGCATCGCAAGAGCGCATCTCTCGGCAGCATCATCACTTGAGGGCGTTTCCGTCACCGCCGTGGCGGACACCCGGGCGGAGGCGTGCCACGCTTTGGCCGCCGATGCGGACGCGGAAGCGTTCGCGTCGGCCGAAGCGTTGCTCCGCCGGGGCACCGATGCGGTGGATGCCGTGGTCATCTGTACCCCGCCCAACGCCAGGCTGTCGATCGTCCGGCTCGCCTTGGAGAACAGCGTCGCGGTTCTTGCCGAAAAGCCACTTGCGCACACGCTGGAAGACGCGATCGAGTTGTCCGAACTCGCTGACACGTTCGCCCACGTTCCGACCGGCGTCGGGTATTGCCATCGTTTCGCGCCGGCGGTGATCGAGATGAAGCGGCTTCTGGCCGAGGGCGACCTCGGTCGTCCGGTGCGATTCGAGAACGTGTTCGCCTGTCACTTCCCCGCGATGGCCGAGCGTTGGATGAGCGACCGGGCCGTCAGCGGCGGCGGCTCGTTCCTCGACACCGGTTGCCACTCGTTGGACCTGTGCCAGTTCGTGATGGGCCCGACCCGGGTGGTCGGCGCGGTCTACAGCCATTGCTGGCCCGGACGCGGCGAGAGCAACGCGACGGTACTTGTGAGAGCCGGCGTGGGTTCGAAAGCCGCCGGCGGTGTGATCTGCAGCGGTTGGGCCGAAGCCGAGCGTTTTACCGTCGATGTGATCGGCACCGAAGCGTCGCTGCATTACGACTACATGGAACCCGCCCGGCTCCTCCGCAAGTCCGTCGATGGCGATACGCAGGTGATCACCGTCGAGACCCACGAAGTGCGATTCGCCCGGCAACTGCGGGCGTTCGCGGATGCCGTCGGTGGCGGGTCACACGGGGCGCTTTGCACCTTCGCCGAGGCGGCCGTGGTCAATCGCGAAGCCGCCCGATCGGCCGACCTTGCCAACACCGACACGCCTTCCGGCCCCCGCACGCCGGTGATGGCGTCGGTTTGA
- a CDS encoding family 10 glycosylhydrolase — MALVICLGCSRAAAEPVRGTWVTTTANDAIETPENTAATMRKLKELGFNTVYVECWKNGYTEFPSDAAEAVTGVRMKINGPGPQRDLLAEVVREAKANDLKVVAWFEYGFMAAFKETDNELRNKTEWLTHTRDGAFVGEQNPFVWMNPLHPGPQQFLVDIVVEAVEKYDLDGVQLDDRIAMPVEMGYDEFTKQLYASEHDGKMPPEDPRDPAWVQWRADKITEYADRFSKAVRAADPDITISVSPAPYPWSLENYACDWVMWEGQAWDEFIPQCYRRDYPAFEANWLQQVEASNRDDDLIAGIRVVGEGPDTPWEDVEKKMDLAVEFGGGYCIWFSRGVLEVYPEQFGAYHARQKSE; from the coding sequence ATGGCTCTTGTCATCTGCCTTGGTTGTAGCCGGGCGGCTGCCGAGCCGGTTCGAGGCACATGGGTCACCACCACCGCCAACGACGCGATCGAGACGCCAGAGAACACCGCCGCCACGATGAGGAAGCTCAAGGAACTCGGCTTTAACACGGTCTACGTCGAGTGCTGGAAGAATGGCTACACCGAGTTCCCCTCCGACGCCGCCGAAGCCGTCACCGGCGTCCGCATGAAGATCAACGGACCCGGTCCGCAGCGCGACCTGCTGGCCGAAGTTGTCCGCGAAGCCAAGGCCAACGACCTGAAAGTCGTCGCCTGGTTCGAGTACGGCTTCATGGCCGCGTTCAAGGAAACCGACAACGAGCTGCGCAACAAGACCGAATGGCTCACCCACACCAGGGACGGCGCGTTCGTCGGTGAGCAGAACCCGTTCGTCTGGATGAACCCGCTGCATCCCGGGCCGCAGCAGTTCCTCGTCGACATCGTCGTCGAAGCCGTCGAGAAGTACGACCTCGACGGCGTCCAACTCGACGACCGCATCGCGATGCCGGTGGAGATGGGGTACGACGAGTTCACGAAGCAGCTCTACGCATCGGAACACGACGGAAAGATGCCGCCGGAGGATCCGCGTGACCCGGCGTGGGTGCAATGGCGTGCCGACAAGATCACCGAGTACGCCGACCGCTTCAGCAAGGCCGTTCGCGCCGCCGACCCGGACATTACGATCAGCGTCAGCCCCGCCCCCTACCCGTGGTCGTTGGAGAACTACGCATGTGACTGGGTCATGTGGGAGGGCCAGGCGTGGGACGAGTTCATCCCGCAGTGCTACCGCAGGGACTACCCCGCCTTCGAGGCCAACTGGCTCCAACAAGTCGAGGCCAGCAACCGCGACGACGATCTCATCGCCGGCATCCGTGTCGTCGGCGAAGGGCCGGACACGCCTTGGGAAGATGTCGAGAAGAAGATGGATCTCGCCGTCGAATTCGGCGGCGGCTACTGCATCTGGTTCAGCCGCGGCGTTCTGGAGGTGTATCCCGAGCAGTTCGGCGCATATCACGCCCGACAAAAGTCGGAGTGA
- a CDS encoding ROK family protein: MTSLGLDIGGTRVKAAVLHENGSAELLGKSQPYRRPDTQALTTAVGEVVNGHRFDAVGLCCPGLLSFDRTTIEKSVNLPGLEGVPLTELIERATGRPAGRLRIATDQVAAATDFAFSHQLHGRLMAVSIGTGVGAAVLDIDNDHPLGQPLRVDGDSPGHFGQLDVTMSRNPPIGPDGGAGSLEAYIGALALHGRKPQTLHAGHRSIRALVRALRIAHALYRPHTIALLGGIGSRLTHLRREILAGVNDHLTNIARPDWALVFGDDDHHAARGVARLAAASDP, translated from the coding sequence ATGACTTCCCTCGGTCTCGACATCGGTGGTACGCGTGTCAAGGCGGCCGTGCTGCACGAAAACGGGTCGGCGGAACTGCTCGGCAAGAGCCAACCCTATCGCCGGCCCGACACGCAAGCCCTCACCACCGCCGTCGGCGAGGTCGTCAACGGACACCGGTTCGACGCGGTCGGCTTGTGTTGCCCGGGGCTGTTGAGTTTCGACCGGACCACGATCGAGAAGTCGGTCAACCTGCCCGGCTTGGAGGGTGTGCCCCTCACCGAGTTGATCGAGCGGGCCACCGGTCGGCCGGCGGGTCGGCTGCGGATCGCCACGGACCAGGTTGCTGCCGCCACGGACTTCGCCTTCAGCCACCAGCTTCACGGCCGACTCATGGCCGTCAGCATCGGCACCGGCGTCGGCGCCGCCGTCCTTGACATCGACAACGACCACCCCCTCGGCCAACCCCTGCGGGTCGACGGCGATTCGCCGGGCCACTTCGGGCAACTCGACGTCACGATGAGCAGGAATCCCCCGATCGGCCCCGACGGTGGCGCGGGCTCGCTAGAAGCGTACATCGGCGCGCTGGCCTTGCACGGCCGAAAGCCGCAGACACTCCATGCGGGACACCGGTCCATCCGTGCGCTGGTTCGGGCCTTGCGAATCGCCCACGCCCTCTATCGCCCGCACACCATCGCCCTGCTCGGTGGCATCGGTTCACGCCTCACGCATCTGCGCCGTGAGATCCTTGCCGGTGTCAACGACCATCTGACCAACATTGCACGCCCTGACTGGGCGTTGGTCTTTGGCGATGACGATCACCACGCCGCCCGGGGCGTGGCCCGCCTCGCCGCCGCGTCCGACCCGTGA